The Streptomyces aurantiacus genome includes a region encoding these proteins:
- a CDS encoding sucrase ferredoxin — protein sequence MSTCAKVSRDLAEPLAGTAATARTWLLVEQPGPWGANALTSSHLDRALGRALEQAVEGTGVRIALIRRPGRHADCHTVARRHVYAAHTLPGNVWLHHAITSDPEKLLKLDFTELGRGLSGTFDATLDGTPHAGNPLALVCTNGKRDRCCALLGRPLAAELAASGVEGAWEVTHLGGHRFSPTLLVLPSGYAYGRAEAHAVKEVLQRVRDGRVVTEGCRGSSAWERPGQAAELAVRAAVREDAVDALSVIRTEGEAPHREVTVAHTDGRRWLVTVTEGPSSPPRAESCGSALGSPARMDVTAVRELSRTGAASHAAR from the coding sequence GTGAGTACGTGCGCGAAGGTCTCCCGGGACCTGGCGGAGCCCCTCGCGGGGACCGCCGCGACGGCGAGGACGTGGCTGCTGGTCGAACAGCCCGGTCCCTGGGGTGCCAACGCGCTGACTTCGAGCCACCTGGATCGGGCCCTGGGCCGCGCCCTGGAACAGGCCGTCGAAGGCACCGGCGTACGCATCGCCCTGATTCGGCGCCCTGGGCGCCACGCGGACTGCCACACAGTCGCCCGGCGTCACGTGTACGCGGCCCACACCCTTCCGGGGAACGTATGGCTGCACCACGCCATCACGTCAGACCCCGAGAAACTGCTCAAACTTGACTTCACGGAGCTCGGCAGAGGCCTGTCCGGCACCTTCGACGCCACACTCGACGGCACTCCCCACGCCGGTAACCCGCTCGCCCTGGTGTGCACCAACGGCAAGCGCGACCGGTGCTGTGCCCTGCTCGGCCGCCCCCTCGCCGCCGAACTCGCCGCTTCCGGAGTGGAGGGAGCGTGGGAGGTCACACATCTGGGAGGCCATCGCTTCTCGCCCACCCTTCTCGTGCTGCCCTCCGGCTACGCGTACGGACGCGCCGAGGCCCATGCCGTCAAGGAGGTACTCCAGCGCGTACGGGACGGGCGCGTAGTCACCGAGGGGTGTCGAGGGAGCTCCGCCTGGGAGCGGCCCGGCCAGGCTGCCGAGCTGGCTGTGCGCGCCGCGGTGCGTGAGGACGCGGTGGACGCGCTGAGCGTGATCCGCACCGAGGGCGAGGCACCTCACCGGGAGGTGACCGTCGCCCACACCGACGGCCGCCGCTGGCTTGTCACGGTCACCGAGGGCCCCTCGTCGCCGCCCCGGGCGGAGAGCTGCGGTTCGGCTCTGGGTTCCCCTGCGCGAATGGACGTGACGGCGGTGCGCGAGCTGTCCCGTACGGGCGCAGCGAGCCACGCGGCCCGCTGA
- a CDS encoding DUF6082 family protein, producing the protein MATQNSGKRQLGSAAAAGLAFAAGALAALAAQQRRYEDLRLRVAEVERSERQAMLTEQQRLQFYLLSRAMEDPDLAAVYSNVQVDSPTQRRQYLFANALYTNALLAYRVGVVNWEELHGHLRMVCHNPIFRDYWDAHRPHRASLKDDSEEARVGRMVDVLIRDLDESDTEAWWVVGEPPAE; encoded by the coding sequence ATGGCCACACAGAACTCTGGGAAGCGACAGCTGGGCTCCGCGGCCGCAGCGGGGCTCGCCTTCGCAGCGGGGGCACTCGCGGCACTGGCCGCCCAGCAACGCCGGTACGAGGATCTGCGGCTCCGAGTCGCGGAAGTCGAGCGGAGCGAGCGGCAGGCCATGCTGACCGAGCAGCAGCGCCTCCAGTTCTACCTGCTGAGCAGGGCGATGGAGGATCCCGACCTGGCCGCCGTGTACAGCAACGTCCAAGTCGACTCCCCCACCCAGCGGCGTCAGTACCTGTTCGCGAACGCCCTCTACACCAACGCCCTGCTCGCCTACCGCGTCGGAGTCGTCAACTGGGAGGAGCTGCACGGCCACCTCCGCATGGTCTGCCACAACCCCATCTTTCGCGACTACTGGGACGCGCACCGGCCGCATCGGGCCAGCCTCAAGGACGACTCCGAGGAGGCCAGGGTGGGCCGAATGGTGGACGTGTTGATCCGCGATCTGGACGAGTCGGATACGGAAGCATGGTGGGTCGTCGGTGAACCACCTGCGGAATAA
- a CDS encoding ATP-binding protein: MSPTPPARRLRLGMPKRMFSQVLLMQVAIAAGVAVLATGLFLAPLSDQLDDQAMRRALAIAQTTAAQPQLAEDLTSTRPSANGPVQAEAERIREASGAEYVVVMDMRGVRWSHTNPAEIGGRVSTDPAQALAGRDVMQIDSGTLGRSARGKVPLRDADGDIVGAVSVGIEYDSVRARLIHAIPGLFAYAGGAMAVGALAAYLISRRVHRQTRDLAFSDIAGLLAEREAMLHGIREGVVALDREGRIRLLNDEARRLLGIGDEAVGLPLGTALGTGRTTDVLAGTVSGTDLLTVRGQRVLVANRMPTDDGGAVATLRDRTELEQLGRELDSTRGLIDALRAQDHEHANRMHTLLGLLELEMFDDAVEFVGEVVGDHRATAEQVTEKIHDPLLAALLVGKATVAAERAVALRISDRTLFPDRLVDARGLVTIVGNLVDNALDAVAGTLHARVEVELRAEGRTAVLRVRDTGPGVPAEQRELIFTDGWSTKKPPAHRKRGIGLSLVRRLAERQGGSARVAEAEGGGAEFTIVLPEALAEAGLTSGPEPGPAPGRAATTTKEEPR; this comes from the coding sequence ATGAGCCCCACTCCCCCTGCCCGACGACTCCGCCTCGGCATGCCGAAACGGATGTTCTCGCAGGTGCTGCTGATGCAGGTGGCGATCGCCGCCGGAGTCGCCGTACTCGCGACGGGCCTGTTCCTCGCGCCGCTCAGCGACCAGCTGGACGACCAGGCGATGCGCCGCGCGCTCGCGATCGCGCAGACCACGGCCGCCCAGCCGCAGCTCGCCGAGGATCTGACATCGACGCGCCCTTCCGCGAACGGGCCGGTCCAGGCCGAGGCGGAGCGCATCCGCGAGGCGAGCGGAGCGGAGTACGTCGTGGTGATGGACATGCGCGGCGTGCGCTGGTCGCACACCAACCCCGCCGAGATCGGGGGACGCGTCTCCACCGACCCTGCGCAGGCCCTGGCCGGCCGAGACGTCATGCAGATCGACAGCGGCACCCTGGGCCGCTCGGCGCGCGGCAAGGTGCCTCTGCGCGACGCCGACGGCGACATCGTCGGCGCGGTCTCCGTCGGCATCGAGTACGACAGTGTGCGTGCCCGTCTCATCCATGCGATCCCAGGACTCTTCGCCTACGCGGGCGGGGCGATGGCCGTCGGCGCGCTGGCCGCCTATCTGATCTCACGACGGGTGCACCGGCAGACTCGTGACCTGGCCTTCTCGGACATCGCCGGGCTTCTGGCGGAACGCGAGGCCATGCTGCACGGCATCCGGGAGGGCGTCGTCGCGCTGGACCGTGAGGGCAGGATCAGGCTGCTCAACGACGAGGCCCGGCGCCTGCTGGGCATCGGCGACGAAGCCGTGGGCCTGCCTCTCGGCACGGCGCTCGGCACGGGGCGTACGACCGACGTCCTGGCCGGAACCGTCAGCGGAACCGACCTGCTCACCGTCCGCGGACAGCGGGTCCTGGTCGCCAACCGCATGCCGACCGACGACGGTGGCGCAGTCGCCACACTGCGGGACCGCACGGAGCTGGAACAGCTGGGCCGCGAACTCGACTCCACCCGCGGCCTGATCGACGCCCTGCGCGCCCAGGACCACGAGCACGCCAACCGCATGCACACACTGCTCGGCCTGCTGGAACTGGAGATGTTCGACGACGCCGTGGAGTTCGTCGGCGAGGTCGTCGGCGACCACAGGGCCACCGCGGAACAGGTCACCGAGAAGATCCACGATCCGCTGCTCGCCGCTCTCCTGGTGGGCAAGGCAACCGTCGCGGCGGAGCGCGCAGTGGCCCTGCGGATCTCCGACAGGACACTGTTCCCCGACCGGCTGGTCGATGCCCGGGGGCTGGTCACGATCGTCGGGAACCTCGTCGACAACGCGCTCGACGCCGTCGCGGGCACCCTCCACGCGCGCGTGGAGGTCGAATTGCGCGCGGAAGGGCGTACGGCTGTGCTCAGGGTGCGGGACACGGGGCCGGGGGTCCCGGCCGAGCAGCGTGAGTTGATCTTCACGGACGGGTGGTCCACCAAGAAGCCACCGGCCCACCGCAAGCGCGGGATCGGTCTCTCCCTGGTGCGTCGCCTCGCCGAGCGGCAGGGTGGCAGCGCACGCGTCGCGGAGGCGGAGGGCGGGGGCGCGGAGTTCACGATCGTGCTGCCGGAGGCACTCGCGGAGGCAGGGCTCACCTCCGGTCCGGAGCCCGGTCCCGCACCGGGAAGAGCCGCCACGACCACCAAGGAGGAGCCGCGATGA
- a CDS encoding DUF7342 family protein, translating to MIEVLVVDDDVRVARVNAAYVEKVAGFHVAAEAHSAAEALRQVEELPRLDLVLLDHYLPDGTGLAVVQEMRRRGHQTDVIMVTAARDVTTVQAAMRHGALQYLVKPFAFAGLRAKLEAYAELRRTLDGGGEAEQAEVDRIFGALSAGSEPDLPKGHSPTTAEAVRQALVTAESPLSAQEIADRTGLSRQTAQRYLKLLERTGRATLSLKYGDAGRPEHRYVWATRA from the coding sequence ATGATCGAGGTACTGGTCGTGGACGACGACGTCCGGGTCGCCCGGGTCAACGCCGCCTACGTGGAGAAGGTCGCGGGCTTCCATGTCGCGGCCGAGGCCCATTCGGCGGCGGAGGCGCTGCGGCAGGTGGAGGAGCTGCCTCGGCTGGACCTGGTGCTTCTCGACCACTATCTGCCCGACGGGACGGGTCTCGCGGTGGTGCAGGAGATGCGGCGGCGCGGCCACCAGACCGACGTGATCATGGTGACCGCTGCCCGTGACGTCACCACGGTCCAGGCGGCGATGCGGCACGGCGCCCTCCAGTACCTGGTCAAGCCCTTCGCGTTCGCCGGACTGCGCGCGAAACTGGAGGCGTACGCCGAACTGCGCCGCACCCTCGACGGGGGCGGCGAGGCCGAACAGGCCGAGGTCGACCGGATCTTCGGCGCCCTCTCGGCGGGCTCCGAACCTGATCTGCCCAAAGGGCACTCCCCCACCACCGCGGAGGCCGTACGCCAGGCTCTGGTGACCGCCGAAAGCCCCCTGTCCGCCCAGGAGATCGCCGACCGGACCGGCCTCAGCCGACAGACCGCCCAGCGCTATCTGAAGCTTCTGGAGCGCACGGGCCGGGCCACGCTGAGCCTGAAGTACGGAGACGCGGGCCGCCCCGAACACCGCTACGTCTGGGCGACCCGCGCCTGA
- a CDS encoding solute symporter family protein: MTGNHQTLALLLFSVFVAITLGITTWVSRHRHGSAEEFYAGGRLFSPMENGFAIAGDYMSAASFLGISGLIALFGYDGLLYSVGFLVAWLVVLFLVAELVRNCGRFTLADVVAARMSERPVRIAAGTSSVTVSVLYLVAQMVGAGSLVALLLGGTSEAAQAWTVIGVGALMVVYVSFGGMRATTWIQIVKAVLLMGGAIALTVLVLMRFHGDFDQLLRTAAGRSGHGDSFLAPGLKYGGDWTARLDFISLGLALVLGTAGLPHILSRFYTVPTARAARRSVVWSIGLIGAFYLMTIVLGFGAAAIVGPDAVRGSNAAGNTAVPLLALDLGGGAASTGGTVLFAIVAAIAFATILAVVAGITLASSASVAHDLYASLRRRRSKPRSEVSVARTAAVGIGVVAIALGLLARDLNVAFLVGLAFAVAASANLPVLLYSLFWRNFTTRGAVWSVYGGLVPALVLVVLSPVVSGSPASLFPGVDLQYFPLENPGLVSIPLGFLAGWLGTVTSAEPPDEAKHAETEVRALTGAGAV; the protein is encoded by the coding sequence GTGACCGGCAACCATCAGACGTTGGCCCTGCTGCTCTTCAGCGTGTTCGTGGCGATCACCCTGGGAATCACGACCTGGGTGAGCCGTCACCGGCACGGTTCGGCGGAGGAGTTCTACGCGGGCGGTCGGCTCTTCTCACCGATGGAGAATGGTTTTGCCATCGCGGGCGACTACATGTCCGCCGCCTCCTTCCTCGGAATCTCGGGGCTGATCGCGCTCTTCGGCTACGACGGGCTGCTGTACTCGGTGGGTTTTCTCGTCGCCTGGCTCGTCGTGCTGTTCCTGGTCGCCGAACTGGTGCGCAACTGCGGGCGGTTCACGCTCGCCGACGTCGTCGCGGCGCGCATGAGCGAGCGGCCGGTACGGATCGCGGCGGGAACTTCCTCGGTGACCGTGTCCGTTCTGTATCTGGTGGCGCAGATGGTGGGCGCGGGCAGCCTGGTCGCACTGCTGTTGGGAGGCACGAGCGAGGCGGCGCAGGCCTGGACGGTCATCGGTGTCGGCGCGCTCATGGTCGTCTACGTGTCGTTCGGAGGCATGCGGGCCACCACCTGGATCCAGATCGTCAAGGCGGTCCTGCTCATGGGCGGGGCGATCGCGCTGACCGTGCTCGTACTGATGCGGTTTCACGGGGACTTCGACCAGTTGCTGCGTACGGCGGCGGGGCGGAGCGGGCACGGGGATTCGTTCCTCGCGCCGGGGCTGAAGTACGGCGGGGACTGGACGGCGCGTCTCGACTTCATCAGCCTGGGCCTCGCCCTGGTGCTCGGCACGGCCGGGCTGCCGCACATCCTGTCGCGCTTCTACACCGTGCCGACCGCGCGGGCCGCACGCCGCTCGGTCGTCTGGTCGATCGGCCTGATCGGCGCGTTCTACCTGATGACGATCGTGCTGGGGTTCGGAGCGGCGGCGATCGTCGGCCCCGACGCGGTACGCGGCTCGAACGCGGCCGGAAACACGGCGGTTCCGCTACTGGCGCTCGACCTGGGCGGCGGTGCGGCGTCCACAGGCGGAACGGTTCTTTTTGCGATCGTCGCCGCCATCGCCTTCGCCACGATTCTCGCGGTGGTCGCTGGGATCACGCTGGCCTCCTCCGCGTCCGTGGCCCACGACCTGTACGCGTCACTGCGGCGGCGGCGTTCGAAGCCGCGCAGCGAGGTCTCCGTCGCGCGGACGGCCGCGGTCGGGATCGGTGTCGTGGCCATCGCGCTCGGTCTGCTCGCGCGCGACCTCAATGTGGCGTTTTTGGTGGGACTCGCCTTCGCGGTCGCGGCGTCGGCGAATCTGCCGGTGCTGCTGTACTCGCTGTTCTGGCGGAACTTCACTACGCGCGGTGCGGTGTGGTCCGTGTACGGGGGGCTGGTGCCGGCCCTGGTGCTGGTGGTGCTGTCGCCCGTGGTGTCGGGCAGTCCCGCCTCGCTGTTCCCCGGCGTCGACCTCCAGTACTTCCCGCTGGAGAATCCCGGTCTGGTGTCCATTCCGCTCGGTTTCCTGGCGGGATGGCTCGGCACGGTCACTTCGGCGGAGCCGCCGGACGAGGCCAAGCACGCGGAGACCGAAGTACGGGCGCTCACGGGCGCGGGGGCGGTCTGA
- a CDS encoding CobW family GTP-binding protein, with the protein MSQASPQQIPVLVLAGFLGSGKTTLLNHLLHRGGGSRIGAIVNDFGAIEIDAMAVAGALGDSTVSLGNGCLCCAVDASELDLYLDRLARPSAGIDVIVIEASGLAEPQELVRMLLASENPHIVYGGLVEVVDAAEFDATREKHPEIDRHLAIADLVVVNKADRVTDPDRVIRLVRTLVDGAAVVPAAYGRVDPEFLFDCRPSEERIGQLSFDDLHRHEEGEHGDPDAQGGHLHSAYESVSFTSEVPLGPRQLMEFLDSRPAGLYRIKGYVDFGAADPRNRYAVHAVGRFLRFYPEPWSGGERLTQLVLIGSGIDALALGKELEACRDDAPHADERSMWGVLRYVQEQEQS; encoded by the coding sequence TTGAGTCAGGCGAGCCCCCAGCAGATCCCGGTCCTCGTCCTCGCCGGCTTCCTGGGCTCCGGGAAGACCACCCTGCTCAATCACCTCCTGCACCGCGGCGGAGGCAGCCGCATCGGTGCCATCGTCAACGACTTCGGTGCCATCGAGATCGACGCCATGGCCGTGGCCGGTGCGCTCGGCGACTCGACGGTCTCACTGGGCAACGGGTGTCTGTGCTGCGCCGTGGACGCCAGTGAACTCGACCTGTACCTGGACCGGCTCGCCCGGCCCTCCGCCGGGATCGACGTGATCGTCATCGAGGCGAGCGGTCTCGCCGAGCCGCAGGAGCTGGTGAGGATGCTCCTCGCCAGCGAGAACCCGCACATCGTCTACGGCGGTCTGGTGGAGGTCGTCGACGCCGCCGAGTTCGACGCCACCCGTGAGAAGCACCCCGAGATCGACCGGCACCTCGCCATCGCCGACCTCGTTGTCGTCAACAAGGCGGACCGCGTGACGGACCCCGACCGCGTGATCCGGCTCGTGCGGACGCTCGTTGACGGTGCCGCCGTCGTACCCGCCGCGTACGGGCGGGTCGACCCCGAGTTCCTCTTCGACTGCCGGCCGTCCGAGGAGCGGATCGGTCAGCTGTCCTTCGACGACCTCCACCGGCACGAGGAGGGCGAGCACGGTGACCCCGACGCACAGGGCGGCCATCTGCACTCCGCCTACGAGTCCGTGTCCTTCACCTCCGAAGTGCCTCTTGGCCCACGGCAGTTGATGGAGTTCCTCGACAGCCGGCCCGCGGGCCTGTACCGCATCAAGGGGTACGTCGACTTCGGCGCCGCCGACCCGCGCAACCGGTACGCCGTGCACGCCGTGGGACGGTTCCTGCGCTTCTATCCGGAGCCGTGGAGCGGGGGCGAGCGGCTCACCCAGTTGGTGCTCATCGGGTCCGGCATCGACGCGCTCGCGCTCGGCAAGGAACTGGAGGCGTGCAGGGACGATGCCCCACACGCCGACGAGCGCAGCATGTGGGGCGTCCTGCGCTACGTACAGGAGCAGGAGCAGAGCTAG
- a CDS encoding DUF485 domain-containing protein, protein MEKHDGPDSGKVRFDDPWYDALASGWGELDSTGAPASAVPTARREQEDRSARAADVYLEVQRSAAFQEVRSRYRRFVIPAVAVFFTWYVGYVVTATTAPAFMARPVAGAVNVAMVAGLGQFLTTFLFTWAYARHARLRRDRAALDLRWDTQELTRSVTGGER, encoded by the coding sequence GTGGAGAAGCACGACGGTCCCGACTCCGGCAAGGTCCGGTTCGACGACCCCTGGTACGACGCGCTCGCCTCCGGGTGGGGAGAGTTGGACAGCACGGGCGCGCCCGCCTCCGCTGTGCCGACCGCGCGCAGGGAGCAGGAGGACCGGAGCGCCCGCGCAGCCGATGTCTATCTGGAGGTGCAGCGCAGTGCGGCCTTCCAGGAGGTGCGCAGCCGGTACCGGCGGTTCGTGATTCCGGCCGTCGCCGTCTTCTTCACCTGGTATGTGGGGTATGTCGTGACGGCGACCACGGCACCGGCCTTCATGGCGCGGCCCGTCGCCGGCGCGGTGAACGTGGCCATGGTCGCGGGGCTCGGACAGTTCCTCACGACGTTCCTGTTCACGTGGGCGTACGCGCGGCACGCACGGTTGCGCAGAGACCGCGCCGCACTCGATCTGCGTTGGGACACCCAGGAGCTGACGCGCAGCGTCACGGGCGGTGAGAGGTGA
- a CDS encoding DNA gyrase/topoisomerase IV subunit A → MARRSTKTPRPDDGADFEERILDIDVVDEMQGSFLEYAYSVIYSRALPDARDGLKPVHRRIVYQMNEMGLRPDRGYVKCARVVGEVMGKLHPHGDASIYDALVRLAQPFSMRLPLVDGHGNFGSLGNDDPPAAMRYTEARMADATSLMTESIDENTVDFGPNYDGQEQEPSVLPAAYPNLLVNGASGIAVGMATNMAPHNLGEVIAAARHLIRHPGADLETLMKHVPGPDLPTGGRIVGLSGIRDAYESGRGTFKIRSTVSVENVTARRKGLVVTELPFTVGPEKVIAKIKDLVGSKKLQGIADVKDLTDRAHGLRLVIEVKNGFVPEAVLEQLYKLTPMEESFGINNVALVDGQPLTLGLKELLEVYLDHRFEVVRRRSEFRRTKKRDRLHLVEGLLVALLDIDEVIRLIRSSDNSAQAKQRLIEHFSLSEIQTQYILDTPLRRLTKFDRIELETERDRLNGEIDELTGILDSDAELRKLVSGELAAVAKKFGTDRRTVLLESAGSTAAAVPLQVADDPCRVLLSSTALLARTANGDPFGESEGRRVKHDLIVSAVPATALGEIGAVTSAGRLLRINVIDLPRLPETAAAPNLSGGAPISEFLALEDDEQVVCLTTLDESSPGLALGTQQGVVKRVVPDYPSNKGELEVITLKDGDRIVGGAELRTGEEDLIFITDDAQLLRYQASQVRPQGRPAGGMTGMKLTDGAKVISFTAVDPAVDAVVFTVAGSRGTLDDSVQTTAKLTPFDQYPRKGRATGGVRCQRFLKGEDCLSLAWAGPAPARAAQKDGTPADLPEMDPRRDGSGVSLAKTVSVVAGPV, encoded by the coding sequence ATGGCCCGCCGCAGCACGAAGACCCCGCGACCCGACGACGGCGCTGACTTCGAGGAGCGCATCCTCGACATCGACGTCGTCGACGAGATGCAGGGCTCCTTCCTCGAGTACGCGTACTCGGTCATCTACTCCCGAGCCCTGCCGGACGCCCGCGACGGCCTCAAGCCCGTGCACCGCCGCATCGTCTACCAGATGAACGAGATGGGGCTGCGCCCCGACCGCGGCTACGTGAAGTGCGCCCGTGTCGTCGGCGAGGTGATGGGTAAGCTCCACCCGCACGGCGACGCGTCGATCTACGACGCCCTGGTGCGCCTGGCCCAGCCCTTCTCCATGCGCCTGCCCCTGGTCGACGGCCACGGCAACTTCGGTTCTCTGGGCAACGACGACCCGCCGGCCGCCATGCGGTACACCGAGGCGAGGATGGCCGACGCCACCTCCCTCATGACGGAGTCGATCGACGAGAACACGGTCGACTTCGGCCCGAACTACGACGGCCAGGAGCAGGAGCCGTCCGTCCTTCCTGCGGCGTATCCGAACCTCCTGGTCAACGGCGCGTCGGGCATCGCGGTCGGCATGGCGACGAACATGGCGCCGCACAACCTCGGCGAGGTCATCGCCGCCGCCCGGCACCTGATCCGCCACCCGGGAGCCGACCTCGAGACGCTCATGAAGCACGTCCCGGGCCCCGACCTGCCCACGGGCGGCCGGATCGTCGGCCTCTCCGGCATCAGGGACGCGTACGAGTCGGGCCGTGGCACCTTCAAGATCCGCTCCACGGTGTCCGTCGAGAACGTGACAGCGCGCCGCAAGGGTCTCGTCGTCACGGAACTGCCCTTCACCGTCGGCCCGGAGAAGGTGATCGCGAAGATCAAGGACCTGGTCGGCTCGAAGAAACTGCAGGGCATCGCCGACGTCAAGGACCTCACCGACCGTGCGCACGGCCTGCGGCTGGTCATCGAGGTCAAGAACGGCTTCGTACCGGAGGCCGTCCTGGAGCAGCTCTACAAGCTGACGCCGATGGAGGAGTCCTTCGGCATCAACAACGTGGCCCTGGTGGACGGCCAGCCGCTCACCCTCGGCCTCAAGGAACTGCTGGAGGTGTACCTCGACCACCGCTTCGAGGTCGTGCGCCGCCGCAGCGAGTTCCGTCGCACCAAGAAGCGCGACCGGCTGCACCTGGTCGAGGGTCTGCTCGTCGCCCTGCTGGACATCGACGAGGTCATCCGCCTCATCCGCTCCAGCGACAACTCCGCCCAGGCGAAGCAGCGCCTGATCGAGCACTTCTCCCTGAGCGAGATCCAGACGCAGTACATCCTGGACACGCCGCTGCGCCGCCTGACCAAGTTCGACCGCATCGAGCTGGAGACCGAGCGCGACCGGCTCAACGGCGAGATCGACGAGCTGACCGGCATCCTCGATTCGGACGCCGAGCTGCGCAAGCTGGTGTCGGGCGAGCTGGCCGCGGTGGCCAAGAAGTTCGGCACCGACCGGCGCACGGTGCTGCTGGAGTCCGCCGGTTCGACCGCTGCGGCCGTCCCGCTGCAGGTGGCGGACGACCCGTGCCGGGTCCTCCTGTCGTCGACAGCGCTGCTCGCCCGTACGGCCAACGGCGACCCCTTCGGGGAGAGCGAGGGCCGGCGTGTCAAGCACGACCTGATCGTCTCCGCCGTCCCGGCGACGGCGCTGGGCGAGATCGGCGCGGTCACGTCCGCCGGACGGCTCCTGCGGATCAACGTCATCGACCTCCCGCGGCTCCCGGAGACCGCGGCTGCGCCCAACCTCTCCGGGGGAGCGCCGATTTCGGAGTTCCTGGCCCTCGAGGACGACGAGCAGGTGGTCTGTCTGACGACCCTCGACGAGTCGTCGCCGGGCCTGGCCCTCGGCACGCAGCAGGGTGTGGTGAAGCGTGTGGTCCCCGACTATCCCTCCAACAAGGGGGAGCTGGAGGTCATCACGCTCAAGGACGGTGACCGGATCGTCGGCGGGGCCGAGCTGCGCACGGGAGAGGAAGACCTGATCTTCATCACCGACGACGCGCAGTTGCTGCGGTATCAGGCGTCCCAGGTCCGCCCGCAGGGCCGGCCGGCGGGCGGTATGACCGGCATGAAGCTCACGGACGGCGCCAAGGTGATCTCGTTCACGGCGGTCGACCCGGCCGTGGACGCCGTGGTGTTCACGGTGGCGGGTTCGCGCGGCACGCTGGACGACTCGGTCCAGACGACCGCGAAGCTGACGCCCTTCGACCAGTATCCGCGCAAGGGCCGCGCCACAGGCGGCGTGCGCTGCCAGCGGTTCCTCAAGGGGGAGGACTGCCTGAGCCTGGCATGGGCCGGTCCCGCCCCGGCGCGCGCCGCTCAGAAGGACGGGACACCCGCGGACCTGCCGGAGATGGACCCGCGGCGGGACGGCTCGGGGGTCTCACTGGCGAAGACGGTCTCGGTGGTGGCAGGACCGGTCTAG
- a CDS encoding M16 family metallopeptidase: protein MPMGHTATAEAGSGGLTATEHRLANGLRVVLSEDHLTPVAAVCLWYDVGSRHEVKGRTGLAHLFEHLMFQGSGQVKGNGHFELVQGAGGSLNGTTSFERTNYFETMPTHQLELALWLEADRMGSLLAALDEESMENQRDVVKNERRQRYDNVPYGTAFEKLTALAYPEGHPYHHTPIGSMADLDAATLEDARAFFRTYYAPNNAVLSVVGDIDPEQTLAWVEKYFGSIAGHDGKPAPRDGSLPENIGEQLREVVEEEVPARALMAAYRLPEDGTRACDAADLALTVLGGGESSRLYNRLVRRDRTAVAAGFGLLRLAGAPSLGWLDVKTSGDVEVPVIESAVDEELARFAEEGPTAEEMERAQAQLEREWLDRLGTVAGRADELCRYAVLFGDPQLALTAVQRVLDVTADEVREVAKARLRPDNRAVLVYEPVAPEEAEAADGTDAAAEDTDEEAAK from the coding sequence ATGCCCATGGGTCACACGGCCACAGCTGAGGCCGGCTCCGGCGGCCTGACAGCGACCGAGCACCGCCTGGCCAACGGCCTGCGTGTGGTGCTCTCCGAGGACCACCTGACCCCGGTCGCGGCGGTGTGCCTCTGGTACGACGTCGGCTCGCGTCACGAGGTCAAGGGCCGCACCGGGCTCGCCCACCTCTTCGAGCACCTGATGTTCCAGGGGTCCGGCCAGGTCAAGGGCAACGGCCACTTCGAACTGGTGCAGGGCGCCGGCGGTTCGCTCAACGGGACGACCAGTTTCGAGCGCACCAACTACTTCGAGACCATGCCGACGCACCAGCTGGAGCTTGCCCTCTGGCTGGAGGCCGACCGGATGGGCTCGCTGCTCGCCGCGCTCGACGAGGAGTCGATGGAGAACCAGCGGGACGTCGTCAAGAACGAACGCCGTCAGCGCTACGACAACGTCCCCTACGGCACCGCTTTCGAGAAGCTGACCGCCCTCGCGTACCCGGAGGGCCACCCTTACCACCACACCCCGATCGGGTCGATGGCCGACCTGGACGCGGCCACTCTCGAGGACGCGCGCGCCTTTTTCCGCACCTACTACGCACCCAACAACGCCGTGTTGTCGGTCGTCGGCGACATCGACCCCGAGCAGACGCTCGCCTGGGTCGAGAAGTACTTCGGCTCCATCGCCGGCCACGACGGAAAGCCCGCCCCGCGCGACGGTTCGCTGCCGGAGAACATCGGTGAGCAGCTGCGCGAGGTCGTCGAGGAGGAGGTCCCGGCCCGCGCGCTGATGGCCGCCTACCGGCTGCCGGAGGACGGCACGCGCGCGTGCGACGCGGCCGACCTGGCCCTGACCGTCCTCGGTGGCGGCGAGTCGTCCCGGCTCTACAACCGGCTCGTACGCCGTGACCGCACCGCCGTGGCGGCCGGGTTCGGCCTGCTGCGCCTCGCCGGAGCGCCCTCCCTGGGGTGGCTCGACGTGAAGACGTCGGGCGATGTCGAGGTGCCGGTGATCGAGTCCGCCGTCGACGAGGAGCTCGCCCGGTTCGCCGAGGAGGGGCCCACGGCCGAGGAGATGGAGCGCGCCCAGGCACAGTTGGAGCGCGAGTGGCTGGACCGTCTCGGTACGGTCGCGGGCCGCGCCGACGAACTGTGCCGGTACGCGGTCCTGTTCGGTGACCCCCAGCTTGCCCTGACCGCCGTCCAGCGCGTCCTGGACGTCACCGCCGACGAGGTCCGGGAGGTCGCCAAGGCCCGCCTGCGCCCCGACAACCGCGCGGTGCTGGTCTACGAGCCGGTCGCCCCCGAAGAGGCCGAGGCCGCCGACGGCACCGACGCCGCCGCTGAAGACACCGACGAGGAGGCGGCCAAGTGA